In Cuculus canorus isolate bCucCan1 chromosome 9, bCucCan1.pri, whole genome shotgun sequence, the following are encoded in one genomic region:
- the LOC128853044 gene encoding mucin-4-like isoform X1 — translation MAAGAPQGAGLPGANGPSSGLTSAWDGPSSASYGPAGRPSPALGHQLDTNPALPAVEGLGAGTTEQALGGVGSATGFDPSLSAAAGSGMAAGMDQLPGAGSPSGPASLSDPVATSSVSAGDGAGPIQAASPGTDSLSPASLDSETLTEFPAQGTESTMDVAEAGNPESESPYMETSPSAFNAQQDATNTGEMPAGGTEALANTEMSSPSALGGGAGAGAAPARGPAPPGSAGLEPDLLGIEGPGHLPGESPSAPGVAHPPPGAAAETPVSPDLGAAQGAPVPPSLGGPEPWEMAAGAPQGAGLPGANGPSSGLTSAWDGPSSASYGPAGLPSPALGHQLDTNPALPAVEGLGAGTTEQALGGVGSATGFDPSLSAAAGSGMAAGMDQLPGEGSSPSHVSPSAPVAAPSVSDTHSPSAFGGVGGAPGAPQPSLGAGPDISPPAGEGVGEEVGDRGPSVQSQAPTGERPAGSGATDGEMGAVLHSASSFPSMVGSSSPGMSGQIAHGASLPGAVQGGSGLSTDLEAAGPQEPPMSATSIQNKADLGLSDAKLSPVNAVEHPGGALANGTPSPGASLRGGTGAIVQTASGALTPSALTSPQETQPLVPVAPDISSISDGTATPVAGALLLPGHGLSSGLAPNGDPHSSPSTQSGNTLRAPGGLVGDARSAQPWSSEDEVASGMPAPLGEVSPHALTSPNAALALPSAPERENAAEEASAGPGLSAPLPALPAVPLYAYGVRENDREYVQRRVDFTSPLFKPETGFPFGRTLRDSLYFTDNGQIIFPASDNSIFTYPNPPPSGFNGHEDVPMIAVFWDNADFSKGVGTTFYQEFPTLNTAKPQFVLDVEAKIRQYLRSSYSAAWTLKITWEKVPAYAARTDTRKTITYQAILTTDGFRSYVLMLYQDGGMRWDYTRLAATNVLIGYTSGDGFYRNDDLTRRPPAAKYRPDQFRGYNTDLRGLWIYRLESRVGTNYRLKCLAWIGRQQEPRAWSQGLPTCPCSLQQGQQDPRFKSSRGGWWAARISMLHSASPNQHGAGVRCLYDSQNQLVEGRQERYWRFSRQASPYRDQELKLYDWCCNQAGSARLCAHYGEKRPKIGCDGYQSPGTAGSSEEAEGDSEEQRDGEDK, via the exons ATGGCAGCTGGTGCTCCGCAGGGAGCAGGTCTTCCTGGAGCTAATGGACCAAGCAGTGGCTTGACTTCGGCATGGGATGGCCCCAGCTCAGCATCTTATGGGCCAGCAGGACGCCCGTCACCTGCCCTTGGACACCAGCTTGACACAAACCCGGCACTGCCAGCAGTGGAAGGGCTCGGAGCTGGCACGACAGAACAAGCACTGGGGGGAGTGGGCAGCGCAACTGGGTTTGATCCATCCCTgagtgctgctgcaggcagtgggaTGGCAGCTGGGATGGATCAACTGCCAGGCGCAGGGTCCCCATCCGGCCCTGCCTCTCTCAGTGATCCAGTTGCAACATCCTCCGTTTCAGCAGGTGATGGAGCAGGACCCATCCAAGCTGCATCCCCTGGCACTGACAGCCTGTCTCCAGCCTCTCTGGACAGTGAAACTCTCACGGAGTTTCCAGCACAGGGGACTGAAAGCACAATGGATGTGGCAGAGGCAGGGAACCCAGAGAGTGAAAGTCCCTACATGGAGACGAGTCCTTCAGCTTTCAACGCTCAGCAGGATGCCACTAACACTGGAGAGATGCCAGCTGGAGGAACAGAAGCTTTGGCAAATACTGAAATGTCCTCTCCATCAGCTCTTGGAggtggagcaggagcaggggcagcCCCAGCACGTGGTCCTGCACctcctggcagtgctgggctggAGCCTGACCTCTTGGGGATTGAAGGACCAGGGCACCTGCCTGGTGAATCCCCCAGTGCTCCTGGAGTAGCTCACCCAcccccaggggctgcagcagagacaCCGGTGAGCCCTGACCTCGGTGCTGCCCAAGGAGCACCTGTGCCTCCGTCTCTTGGGGGTCCAGAGCCATGGGAGATGGCAGCTGGTGCTCCGCAGGGAGCAGGTCTTCCTGGAGCTAATGGACCAAGCAGTGGCTTGACTTCGGCATGGGATGGCCCCAGCTCAGCATCTTATGGGCCAGCAGGACTCCCGTCACCTGCCCTTGGACACCAGCTTGACacaaacccagcactgccagcagtgGAAGGGCTCGGAGCTGGCACGACAGAACAAGCACTGGGGGGAGTGGGCAGCGCAACTGGGTTTGATCCATCCCTgagtgctgctgcaggcagtgggaTGGCAGCTGGGATGGATCAACTGCCAGGAGAAGGTTCCTCACCCAGCCAtgtctctcccagtgctccagTCGCAGCACCCTCCGTTTCAGATACACACAGCCCAAGTGCCTTTGGAGGAGTCGGTGGTGCTCCTGGAGCTCCACAGCCTTCCCTGGGTGCAGGGCCAGAcatctcccctcctgcaggagaaggagtAGGTGAAGAAGTGGGTGACAGAGGGCCCTCAGTACAGTCCCAGGCCCCCACTGGAGAAAGACCAGCTGGTTCTGGAGCCACTGATGGAGAAAtgggagctgtgctgcactCTGCATCTTCCTTCCCGTCTATGGTGGGGTCTTCATCACCTGGGATGTCTGGCCAGATTGCCCATGGAGCAAGTCttcctggagctgttcaaggtGGCAGTGGTTTGAGCACAGACTTGGAGGCAGCTGGCCCCCAAGAACCCCCTATGTCTGCCACCAGCATTCAGAACAAGGCTGATCTTGGACTTTCTGATGCAAAGCTGAGTCCAGTCAATGCGGTGGAGCATCCCGGGGGAGCCTTGGCGAATGGCACACCTTCCCCCGGTGCCAGCCTGAGAGGGGGCACAGGAGCCATCGTGCAGACTGCATCGGGAGCACTGACCCCATCTGCCCTTACCTCCCCCCAGGAGACTCAGCCCCTGGTCCCGGTAGCTCCAGACATCAGCAGCATCTCCGATGGCACAGCCACGCCAGTGGCTGgtgctctgctcctccctgggcaTGGGCTGAGCTCAGGACTGGCACCCAATGGAGACCCCCACTcttcccccagcacccagagtGGGAATACCCTGAGGGCACCTGGTGGGCTGGTGGGTGATGCTAGAAGTGCTCAGCCATGGTCTTCTGAAGATGAGGTGGCCTCAGGGATGCCAGCACCTCTGGGAGAAGTGTCCCCCCATGCCCTCACATCCCCCAAtgctgccctggctctgccctctgctccagagagagaaaatgctgccGAGGAGGCATCTGCTGGCCCTGGGCTTTCTGCTCCGCTTCCAGCAC ttccaGCTGTGCCCCTCTATGCATATGGAGTAAGGGAAAATGATCGGGAGTATGTGCAAAGGAGGGTGGATTTTACTTCTCCACTTTTCAAGCCTGAGACTGGATTCCCATTTGGAAGAACCCTGCGTGACTCTCTCTAC TTTACAGATAATGGACAAATCATTTTCCCAGCCTCGGACAACAGCATCTTCACGTACCCCAACCCTCCTCCCAGTGGCTTCAATGGCCATGAGGATGTTCCCATGATTGCAGTGTTTTGGGACAATGCTGACTTCTCCAAAGGTGTTGGCACCACCTTTTACCAG GAGTTTCCCACTCTCAACACGGCCAAGCCTCAGTTTGTCCTTGATGTGGAAGCGAAGATTCGTCAGTACCTGAGGTCCTCCTACTCTGCAGCCTGGACGCTGAAGATCACCTGGGAGAAAGTACCTGCCTATGCAGCACGGACTGACACCCGGAAG ACGATCACATACCAGGCCATCCTGACCACTGATGGCTTCAGGTCCTACGTCCTGATGCTGTACCAGGATGGAGGTATGCGATGGGATTACACCAGGCTGGCTGCCACCAACGTGCTCATCGGCTACACCAG tggGGATGGCTTTTACCGCAATGATGACCTAACTCGGAGACCTCCAGCTGCTAAATATCGCCCTGATCAGTTCAGGGGCTATAACACAG ACCTCCGTGGGCTGTGGATTTACAGACTGGAGAGCCGTGTGGGCACCAACTACCGGCTGAAGTGCCTGGCATGGATTGGTCGGCAGCAGGAGCCACGGGCATGGAGCCAGGGCCTACCCACCTgcccctgctccctgcagcaagGGCAGCAGGACCCACGCTTCAAGAGCAGCCGGGGAG GCTGGTGGGCTGCCCGCATCTCCATGCTGCACTCCGCCTCCCCCAACCAGCACGGTGCTGGTGTCCGCTGCCTGTACGACAGCCAGAACCAGCTCGTCGAGGGGCGGCAGGAGAGGTACTGGAGGTTCTCCAGGCAGGCGTCCCCGTATCGTG ACCAGGAGCTGAAGTTGTATGACTGGTGCTGTAACCAGGCGGGCAGCGCCCGCCTCTGTGCCCACTATGGAGAGAAGAGACCGAAGATTGGCTGTGATGGATACCAGTCCCCTGGCACGG CAGGTTCCTCGGAGGAGGCAGAGGGTGACTCggaggagcagagag aTGGAGAAGACAAGTAA
- the LOC128853044 gene encoding mucin-4-like isoform X2, whose product MAAGAPQGAGLPGANGPSSGLTSAWDGPSSASYGPAGRPSPALGHQLDTNPALPAVEGLGAGTTEQALGGVGSATGFDPSLSAAAGSGMAAGMDQLPGAGSPSGPASLSDPVATSSVSAGDGAGPIQAASPGTDSLSPASLDSETLTEFPAQGTESTMDVAEAGNPESESPYMETSPSAFNAQQDATNTGEMPAGGTEALANTEMSSPSALGGGAGAGAAPARGPAPPGSAGLEPDLLGIEGPGHLPGESPSAPGVAHPPPGAAAETPVSPDLGAAQGAPVPPSLGGPEPWEMAAGAPQGAGLPGANGPSSGLTSAWDGPSSASYGPAGLPSPALGHQLDTNPALPAVEGLGAGTTEQALGGVGSATGFDPSLSAAAGSGMAAGMDQLPGEGSSPSHVSPSAPVAAPSVSDTHSPSAFGGVGGAPGAPQPSLGAGPDISPPAGEGVGEEVGDRGPSVQSQAPTGERPAGSGATDGEMGAVLHSASSFPSMVGSSSPGMSGQIAHGASLPGAVQGGSGLSTDLEAAGPQEPPMSATSIQNKADLGLSDAKLSPVNAVEHPGGALANGTPSPGASLRGGTGAIVQTASGALTPSALTSPQETQPLVPVAPDISSISDGTATPVAGALLLPGHGLSSGLAPNGDPHSSPSTQSGNTLRAPGGLVGDARSAQPWSSEDEVASGMPAPLGEVSPHALTSPNAALALPSAPERENAAEEASAGPGLSAPLPALPAVPLYAYGVRENDREYVQRRVDFTSPLFKPETGFPFGRTLRDSLYFTDNGQIIFPASDNSIFTYPNPPPSGFNGHEDVPMIAVFWDNADFSKGVGTTFYQEFPTLNTAKPQFVLDVEAKIRQYLRSSYSAAWTLKITWEKVPAYAARTDTRKTITYQAILTTDGFRSYVLMLYQDGGMRWDYTRLAATNVLIGYTSGDGFYRNDDLTRRPPAAKYRPDQFRGYNTDLRGLWIYRLESRVGTNYRLKCLAWIGRQQEPRAWSQGLPTCPCSLQQGQQDPRFKSSRGGWWAARISMLHSASPNQHGAGVRCLYDSQNQLVEGRQERYWRFSRQASPYRDQELKLYDWCCNQAGSARLCAHYGEKRPKIGCDGYQSPGTGSSEEAEGDSEEQRDGEDK is encoded by the exons ATGGCAGCTGGTGCTCCGCAGGGAGCAGGTCTTCCTGGAGCTAATGGACCAAGCAGTGGCTTGACTTCGGCATGGGATGGCCCCAGCTCAGCATCTTATGGGCCAGCAGGACGCCCGTCACCTGCCCTTGGACACCAGCTTGACACAAACCCGGCACTGCCAGCAGTGGAAGGGCTCGGAGCTGGCACGACAGAACAAGCACTGGGGGGAGTGGGCAGCGCAACTGGGTTTGATCCATCCCTgagtgctgctgcaggcagtgggaTGGCAGCTGGGATGGATCAACTGCCAGGCGCAGGGTCCCCATCCGGCCCTGCCTCTCTCAGTGATCCAGTTGCAACATCCTCCGTTTCAGCAGGTGATGGAGCAGGACCCATCCAAGCTGCATCCCCTGGCACTGACAGCCTGTCTCCAGCCTCTCTGGACAGTGAAACTCTCACGGAGTTTCCAGCACAGGGGACTGAAAGCACAATGGATGTGGCAGAGGCAGGGAACCCAGAGAGTGAAAGTCCCTACATGGAGACGAGTCCTTCAGCTTTCAACGCTCAGCAGGATGCCACTAACACTGGAGAGATGCCAGCTGGAGGAACAGAAGCTTTGGCAAATACTGAAATGTCCTCTCCATCAGCTCTTGGAggtggagcaggagcaggggcagcCCCAGCACGTGGTCCTGCACctcctggcagtgctgggctggAGCCTGACCTCTTGGGGATTGAAGGACCAGGGCACCTGCCTGGTGAATCCCCCAGTGCTCCTGGAGTAGCTCACCCAcccccaggggctgcagcagagacaCCGGTGAGCCCTGACCTCGGTGCTGCCCAAGGAGCACCTGTGCCTCCGTCTCTTGGGGGTCCAGAGCCATGGGAGATGGCAGCTGGTGCTCCGCAGGGAGCAGGTCTTCCTGGAGCTAATGGACCAAGCAGTGGCTTGACTTCGGCATGGGATGGCCCCAGCTCAGCATCTTATGGGCCAGCAGGACTCCCGTCACCTGCCCTTGGACACCAGCTTGACacaaacccagcactgccagcagtgGAAGGGCTCGGAGCTGGCACGACAGAACAAGCACTGGGGGGAGTGGGCAGCGCAACTGGGTTTGATCCATCCCTgagtgctgctgcaggcagtgggaTGGCAGCTGGGATGGATCAACTGCCAGGAGAAGGTTCCTCACCCAGCCAtgtctctcccagtgctccagTCGCAGCACCCTCCGTTTCAGATACACACAGCCCAAGTGCCTTTGGAGGAGTCGGTGGTGCTCCTGGAGCTCCACAGCCTTCCCTGGGTGCAGGGCCAGAcatctcccctcctgcaggagaaggagtAGGTGAAGAAGTGGGTGACAGAGGGCCCTCAGTACAGTCCCAGGCCCCCACTGGAGAAAGACCAGCTGGTTCTGGAGCCACTGATGGAGAAAtgggagctgtgctgcactCTGCATCTTCCTTCCCGTCTATGGTGGGGTCTTCATCACCTGGGATGTCTGGCCAGATTGCCCATGGAGCAAGTCttcctggagctgttcaaggtGGCAGTGGTTTGAGCACAGACTTGGAGGCAGCTGGCCCCCAAGAACCCCCTATGTCTGCCACCAGCATTCAGAACAAGGCTGATCTTGGACTTTCTGATGCAAAGCTGAGTCCAGTCAATGCGGTGGAGCATCCCGGGGGAGCCTTGGCGAATGGCACACCTTCCCCCGGTGCCAGCCTGAGAGGGGGCACAGGAGCCATCGTGCAGACTGCATCGGGAGCACTGACCCCATCTGCCCTTACCTCCCCCCAGGAGACTCAGCCCCTGGTCCCGGTAGCTCCAGACATCAGCAGCATCTCCGATGGCACAGCCACGCCAGTGGCTGgtgctctgctcctccctgggcaTGGGCTGAGCTCAGGACTGGCACCCAATGGAGACCCCCACTcttcccccagcacccagagtGGGAATACCCTGAGGGCACCTGGTGGGCTGGTGGGTGATGCTAGAAGTGCTCAGCCATGGTCTTCTGAAGATGAGGTGGCCTCAGGGATGCCAGCACCTCTGGGAGAAGTGTCCCCCCATGCCCTCACATCCCCCAAtgctgccctggctctgccctctgctccagagagagaaaatgctgccGAGGAGGCATCTGCTGGCCCTGGGCTTTCTGCTCCGCTTCCAGCAC ttccaGCTGTGCCCCTCTATGCATATGGAGTAAGGGAAAATGATCGGGAGTATGTGCAAAGGAGGGTGGATTTTACTTCTCCACTTTTCAAGCCTGAGACTGGATTCCCATTTGGAAGAACCCTGCGTGACTCTCTCTAC TTTACAGATAATGGACAAATCATTTTCCCAGCCTCGGACAACAGCATCTTCACGTACCCCAACCCTCCTCCCAGTGGCTTCAATGGCCATGAGGATGTTCCCATGATTGCAGTGTTTTGGGACAATGCTGACTTCTCCAAAGGTGTTGGCACCACCTTTTACCAG GAGTTTCCCACTCTCAACACGGCCAAGCCTCAGTTTGTCCTTGATGTGGAAGCGAAGATTCGTCAGTACCTGAGGTCCTCCTACTCTGCAGCCTGGACGCTGAAGATCACCTGGGAGAAAGTACCTGCCTATGCAGCACGGACTGACACCCGGAAG ACGATCACATACCAGGCCATCCTGACCACTGATGGCTTCAGGTCCTACGTCCTGATGCTGTACCAGGATGGAGGTATGCGATGGGATTACACCAGGCTGGCTGCCACCAACGTGCTCATCGGCTACACCAG tggGGATGGCTTTTACCGCAATGATGACCTAACTCGGAGACCTCCAGCTGCTAAATATCGCCCTGATCAGTTCAGGGGCTATAACACAG ACCTCCGTGGGCTGTGGATTTACAGACTGGAGAGCCGTGTGGGCACCAACTACCGGCTGAAGTGCCTGGCATGGATTGGTCGGCAGCAGGAGCCACGGGCATGGAGCCAGGGCCTACCCACCTgcccctgctccctgcagcaagGGCAGCAGGACCCACGCTTCAAGAGCAGCCGGGGAG GCTGGTGGGCTGCCCGCATCTCCATGCTGCACTCCGCCTCCCCCAACCAGCACGGTGCTGGTGTCCGCTGCCTGTACGACAGCCAGAACCAGCTCGTCGAGGGGCGGCAGGAGAGGTACTGGAGGTTCTCCAGGCAGGCGTCCCCGTATCGTG ACCAGGAGCTGAAGTTGTATGACTGGTGCTGTAACCAGGCGGGCAGCGCCCGCCTCTGTGCCCACTATGGAGAGAAGAGACCGAAGATTGGCTGTGATGGATACCAGTCCCCTGGCACGG GTTCCTCGGAGGAGGCAGAGGGTGACTCggaggagcagagag aTGGAGAAGACAAGTAA
- the LOC128853044 gene encoding mucin-4-like isoform X3 gives MAGQGDVAQLPPRVAGAGAAAETTARSPPQGIPGLSAFPRARIAAGSSGSKIPEPGPASSGSSPATLQSFLGGKVTTSLTNRAPAAGGSSAPAAFPGQGGAQGGSPATVRPAVSCSPAATSPAPPAPLPGGRKVPLRPGAATVTSRTSFPAFPAPPGGLAATPTLLPGPTVPAVPLYAYGVRENDREYVQRRVDFTSPLFKPETGFPFGRTLRDSLYFTDNGQIIFPASDNSIFTYPNPPPSGFNGHEDVPMIAVFWDNADFSKGVGTTFYQEFPTLNTAKPQFVLDVEAKIRQYLRSSYSAAWTLKITWEKVPAYAARTDTRKTITYQAILTTDGFRSYVLMLYQDGGMRWDYTRLAATNVLIGYTSGDGFYRNDDLTRRPPAAKYRPDQFRGYNTDLRGLWIYRLESRVGTNYRLKCLAWIGRQQEPRAWSQGLPTCPCSLQQGQQDPRFKSSRGGWWAARISMLHSASPNQHGAGVRCLYDSQNQLVEGRQERYWRFSRQASPYRDQELKLYDWCCNQAGSARLCAHYGEKRPKIGCDGYQSPGTAGSSEEAEGDSEEQRDGEDK, from the exons ATGGCAGGGCAAGGGGACGTGGCTCAACTCCCTCCCAGGGttgctggagctggggcagctgcGGAGACCACTGCCCGCTCCCCACCGCAGGGGATCCCAGGGCTCTCTGCCTTCCCTCGTGCCAGGAttgctgctggcagctctggATCAAAGATCCCAGAGCCGGGACCTGCCAGTAGTGGCTCATCACCTGCCACCCTGCAGTCGTTCTTGGGTGGCAAAGTGACCACCAGCCTGACAAACAGAGCCCCTGCTGCTGGTGGCTCAAGCGCCCCTGCAGCCTTCCCAGGCCAGGGGGGAGCCCAGGGGGGCTCCCCAGCCACCGTGCGcccagctgtgtcctgcagCCCAGCCGCCACCAGCCCGGCCCCGCCAGCCCCGCTCCCGGGGGGCAGGAAGGTACCCCTCAGGCCAGGAGCAGCCACTGTCACCTCCCGCACATCGTTCCCCGCGTTTCCAGCTCCACCAGGAGGGCTGGCAGCCACCCCGACCCTGCTGCCTGGCCCCACAG ttccaGCTGTGCCCCTCTATGCATATGGAGTAAGGGAAAATGATCGGGAGTATGTGCAAAGGAGGGTGGATTTTACTTCTCCACTTTTCAAGCCTGAGACTGGATTCCCATTTGGAAGAACCCTGCGTGACTCTCTCTAC TTTACAGATAATGGACAAATCATTTTCCCAGCCTCGGACAACAGCATCTTCACGTACCCCAACCCTCCTCCCAGTGGCTTCAATGGCCATGAGGATGTTCCCATGATTGCAGTGTTTTGGGACAATGCTGACTTCTCCAAAGGTGTTGGCACCACCTTTTACCAG GAGTTTCCCACTCTCAACACGGCCAAGCCTCAGTTTGTCCTTGATGTGGAAGCGAAGATTCGTCAGTACCTGAGGTCCTCCTACTCTGCAGCCTGGACGCTGAAGATCACCTGGGAGAAAGTACCTGCCTATGCAGCACGGACTGACACCCGGAAG ACGATCACATACCAGGCCATCCTGACCACTGATGGCTTCAGGTCCTACGTCCTGATGCTGTACCAGGATGGAGGTATGCGATGGGATTACACCAGGCTGGCTGCCACCAACGTGCTCATCGGCTACACCAG tggGGATGGCTTTTACCGCAATGATGACCTAACTCGGAGACCTCCAGCTGCTAAATATCGCCCTGATCAGTTCAGGGGCTATAACACAG ACCTCCGTGGGCTGTGGATTTACAGACTGGAGAGCCGTGTGGGCACCAACTACCGGCTGAAGTGCCTGGCATGGATTGGTCGGCAGCAGGAGCCACGGGCATGGAGCCAGGGCCTACCCACCTgcccctgctccctgcagcaagGGCAGCAGGACCCACGCTTCAAGAGCAGCCGGGGAG GCTGGTGGGCTGCCCGCATCTCCATGCTGCACTCCGCCTCCCCCAACCAGCACGGTGCTGGTGTCCGCTGCCTGTACGACAGCCAGAACCAGCTCGTCGAGGGGCGGCAGGAGAGGTACTGGAGGTTCTCCAGGCAGGCGTCCCCGTATCGTG ACCAGGAGCTGAAGTTGTATGACTGGTGCTGTAACCAGGCGGGCAGCGCCCGCCTCTGTGCCCACTATGGAGAGAAGAGACCGAAGATTGGCTGTGATGGATACCAGTCCCCTGGCACGG CAGGTTCCTCGGAGGAGGCAGAGGGTGACTCggaggagcagagag aTGGAGAAGACAAGTAA